GGGCTGCTCAAGCTGCTCAATCTGGAGCTGAAGACACATCCGTTCTCGGTACTGCGAGCGGCGGCGCTGACACAGTGGGTCGACACCGGCGGGTACGGGACCGTCATGGCGGGGGACTATCCCCGTCGCCAAGACGACGACAAGGCCGCGTGGCGCGATGACATCGGCGAGGCGGCCCGCCACTACCGGGACGGCTTCGATCAGTCCGACGACCCGTTGATCCGGGGGATCCGCGATGGACTCGGCGGCATCGTCGATGGGGTGGGGCAGGCTGCGACATCGGCCGCGGACTCGCTGGGCCGCAAGATCTCCGAGTGGCGCCGCAATGTCGGGCGTGGCAGTGCAGGAACAGACGACCCGGGATCAGATGCCGGATCAGACGGCCGCTGAGAGCTGATCTCGCCGGCCGCCCGTGGCGTGTCGCGGTGCTTGCCGAATTGTCAACGGTAAGCCCTTAGACTGTGCCATCGTGGGCATACTGTTCGGCTTCGCGCCATGGATCATCTACTGGGTACTCGTCGGCAACGTCCCGTTTCTGACCGCTGTGCTGGTCGCGCTGGCGACGGCCGTGGCGACGTTCGTCATCAGCAGGATGTCGGGCGCTCCGGGACGAACGCTGGAGGTCGGCGCCCTCGCGACGTTCGTCGTGCTGACGATCCTGACCCTGGTGCTCAGCCAGGACGCGATGGAGCGGTGGATGCAGCCGCTGAGCAACGCGGGCATCTTCGGTGTCGCGCTGGTCGGCGCGATCGTCGGAAAACCGTTCGTCAAGGAGTTCGCCGAGGTCGGTCAGCCGCCGGGGGTGGTGGAAAGCGATCTGTTCAAGCGCATCGTCGCGATCCTCACCTGGGTGTGGGTCGGCACGTTCGCCGGGATGACGATCTCCTCGGCGATACCGCCGATCGTGCAGGGCGACGCCACGATCCTCGACACCAGGACCCCGTTGTCCTTTGTGTGCTACTGGGTGATCCCGTTCGTGCTGCTCGGGGCGGCGGCACTGGTGTCGCGCGTGCTGCCCGACCGAATGATGGAAGGCATCGACGACGTCGTCCGCAAGACCACGTTCGTCGCCTACAGCGAGGCCGCCATCGACGAGCTGTACTACCTGGCGCAGGAGCACGCCAACCGCGAGGTGGGACCGGGACAGGAGGCCTACGACGTCAGGGTCGGCGGCTCGGGCACACCGCTGGTGGGTGACGAGAGCCGCATGTCGTGGCCGTCGACGTACAAGGTGCGCGAACGCAAGAAGTGACGCGGCGCCGGTCGAGCGGCGTCAGGTCGGACCCATGCCCATCAGCCCGAACGCCAGCACCAGACCGGGCAACAGGTTCGTGACCTGGTGGGCGGCGATGCCGGCGAGCAGCCCGTCGGTGTACAACCGCGCGACGGCGATCGGGATCGCCACCACGAGGAGCAACGGCGCCCGCACGGGTTCGAAATGCGCCAGCGCGAAGACCACCGTGGAGACCACGACCGCGACGACGCGCCCCCATCGTTGTTCGAGTGCGCCCCACAGCAGGCCGCGATAGACGATCTCCTCGCAGACCGGCGCGATGAACACGACCGTCACGAACACCGCAGCCGCCAACGGCCACGTGGCACGCACGCCTTCGAACACCTCGCCCACCGCTGAGGTGGTGTCGGATCCGACGATCGACAGGTACAGCGCCGCGGCGGGCAGTGTGACGAACAGGCCGCCGAAACCGAAGGCGAGGCCGATCCATAGTTCACGCCACGCCCAGCGCAGCCGGAAATCGATGCGGGCACCGTTGCCCCGTAGCCGGGCGATGAGCCCGGCAAGTGCGGCGGCGAGCATGGTCGGCACCGCAATGGTGACCAGCATCAGCCATACCGGCGGTTGCGACCGGGCCACCGTGAACGCCAACGCGCCGGAGATCACCAGATAGGCGATCTCTACGAGGAAAAAGGCGCCAAGCCCCCAACGGTGCGGTGGATGCGCGGCACCTGTTTGCGCTCCGATCATTTGGTGCCGAAGATGCGGTCGCCGGCATCGCCGAGTCCGGGCACGATGTAGCCGTGCTCGTCGAGGGCGCGGTCGACCGCCGCGGTGTAGACCGTCACCTCGGGATGCGCGGTCTGTACCGCCGCGACGCCTTCCGGGCACGTCAGCAGACAGACGAACTTGATGGAACGCGGCCGGTGCTCCTTGACGCGGTCGATCGCGGCGACCGCGGAGTTGCCGGTGGCCAGCATCGGATCGACGACGACGACGTCGCGCTCGGCGACATCGTTGGGAAGCTTGAAGTAGTACTCAACCGCCACAAGAGTTTTCGGATCTCGGTACAGGCCGATGTGGCCGACGCGGGCGTTCGGCACGACACTCAGCATGCCGTCGAGGATGCCGTTGCCGGCGCGCAGGATCGAGACGAACACCAGCTTCTTGCCGTCGATGACGGTGCCGGTCGTGGTTTCCAGCGGGGTTTCGATCTGAACCGAGTGCAACGGGATGTCGCGCAGCACCTCGTAGGTCATCAGCATCGAGATCTCGTTCAGCAGCTGGCGGAAGCCCTTGCTCGACACATCTTTCTGCCGCATGAGCGTGAGCTTGTGTTGGACCAGCGGGTGATCGATCAGGTGCAGGGTGCCCATCGGGTCCTCTCTAGAAGACGGTGCCGTCACTGTCGATGGAAAGCGGTGGTCGCCCGCCACGCAGGCGTTGTGCCAGAGCGCGACCGGCGGCCCACGTGCCGCCTTCGAGCACACACGCCAACGGCAGGTCCGGTGCGCCGAGCAGATCCCGGGCGAGCGGGGCGACCTCGTCGAGGAGAGCCACGGTGAGAGCACGCCACTCGACGATGAATTCGTCACCCACCGACCAGGTGTGGTCGACCAGGTCGGGATCACGCAACCGCAACACGCCGGTGTCGAGAAACAGGCCGCCGTTACGGTATTCGGGCAACCCGGTCAGTTCGTCGAGCCCGCCGATCCGCACCCCGGCCCATTCGAACGGCTCGAGCAGCGAGTAGGTGAGCCACTGGGACAGCTTGTGGAACGGCACCCACCCGCGAGATGGCCCCGGTCCTGGCACCGCCCGATGTGGCCAGCAGTCACCGAGCGGATGGTCGTCGATGGCGTTCGGCGTCAACCATATTCGGCTGTACGACGCCAACAGCCGGTCGAGGATGTCGTGTGCGGCGACGTGACCGTCCGGATCGAGGAGCGGCGCCAGCAGCGTGCTGGGTCGGGCGTTGTCGGATTGGCAGGCGAGCGCGGCGGCAAGGCGGTGCAACAGCTGCACCCGGCCGTCCAGACCCACCAGGGGGTTGTCCGATCCGGCCTGGAACGCGCGGCCCAGCGCCTCGGGGTCGAGGCGTGCCAGGCCGTCGGCGTCCACGCGCAGCGGATCGCCGGGATCGCTGGAGAACAACCCGCTGCAGAAGGCGTGGAAACTGGCCACCCCCAGGCCTTCGGACCGCGTGAAGCTCTTACCGGTGTCGGCTTCGGTGTATCGCCAATCCGGTCCTGCTCCCGCGTCGAGCAGCACACTCACCACGGTCAGGTCGATCAGGGCGTGGCCACGGGGGCCGGCATCGGACAGGCGGGTGTCGATCTGCTGCTTGCGGTCGATTCCACCGGCCTCGAAATGGCGCCAGCGGCTGTGGTACGGGATGTCCAGATCGGGATAGTTGTGTCGTGTGACCACGGCGACCTCCGTCGCGGCACGTTCGAGTGAACCGTCGTCGACGATGAACCACGACGATTCCCCGCCGCGGGCTCGGTCCAGGAGGAAACGTGCACGCTCGCGGACGGTCCGGGTGGTACGCAGCGCCGCCACCGCGCTCGGCACGTCGGTCGGGTTCATCAGGCGAGCTCGCGGCCTTTCGCGATCTTCAGTTCGTCAGCGTCGGGTACCGGTCCGGTGGTGAAGTATCCCGCGGCCGTCTTGGCGTCGATCTCGACACGGGCGTCAGCCGGGATCAACTCGTCGGGGATGTTGACGCGTTCGCCGACCTCGATCCCGGACCCGACGATGGCGTCGTACTTCATGTTGCTCATCGAGACCAGCCGGTGGATCTTGCGGATCCCCAACCAGTGCAATACGTCCGGCATGAGCTCCTGGAACCTCATGTCCTGCACGCCCGCGACGCATTCGGTGCGGGCGAAGTACTGGTCGGCGGTGTCACCGCCCGGCTGCCGCTTGCGGGCGTTGTAGACGAGGAACTTGGTGACCTCACCGAGTGCGCGGCCCTCCTTGCGCGAGTAGGCCACGAGTCCGACCCCGCC
This genomic window from Mycolicibacterium goodii contains:
- a CDS encoding URC4/urg3 family protein, whose translation is MNPTDVPSAVAALRTTRTVRERARFLLDRARGGESSWFIVDDGSLERAATEVAVVTRHNYPDLDIPYHSRWRHFEAGGIDRKQQIDTRLSDAGPRGHALIDLTVVSVLLDAGAGPDWRYTEADTGKSFTRSEGLGVASFHAFCSGLFSSDPGDPLRVDADGLARLDPEALGRAFQAGSDNPLVGLDGRVQLLHRLAAALACQSDNARPSTLLAPLLDPDGHVAAHDILDRLLASYSRIWLTPNAIDDHPLGDCWPHRAVPGPGPSRGWVPFHKLSQWLTYSLLEPFEWAGVRIGGLDELTGLPEYRNGGLFLDTGVLRLRDPDLVDHTWSVGDEFIVEWRALTVALLDEVAPLARDLLGAPDLPLACVLEGGTWAAGRALAQRLRGGRPPLSIDSDGTVF
- a CDS encoding CPBP family intramembrane glutamic endopeptidase, with translation MIGAQTGAAHPPHRWGLGAFFLVEIAYLVISGALAFTVARSQPPVWLMLVTIAVPTMLAAALAGLIARLRGNGARIDFRLRWAWRELWIGLAFGFGGLFVTLPAAALYLSIVGSDTTSAVGEVFEGVRATWPLAAAVFVTVVFIAPVCEEIVYRGLLWGALEQRWGRVVAVVVSTVVFALAHFEPVRAPLLLVVAIPIAVARLYTDGLLAGIAAHQVTNLLPGLVLAFGLMGMGPT
- the upp gene encoding uracil phosphoribosyltransferase, giving the protein MGTLHLIDHPLVQHKLTLMRQKDVSSKGFRQLLNEISMLMTYEVLRDIPLHSVQIETPLETTTGTVIDGKKLVFVSILRAGNGILDGMLSVVPNARVGHIGLYRDPKTLVAVEYYFKLPNDVAERDVVVVDPMLATGNSAVAAIDRVKEHRPRSIKFVCLLTCPEGVAAVQTAHPEVTVYTAAVDRALDEHGYIVPGLGDAGDRIFGTK